Below is a genomic region from Daphnia pulicaria isolate SC F1-1A chromosome 10, SC_F0-13Bv2, whole genome shotgun sequence.
CTAAGGATTTCCTTTATAAATTAGGATTGATAAACGTTCGTTCGGGGAATCtctgtacgtgtgtgtgtgtatttgagAAAGGTATCACTTAAATATACAAATCAACCTTTATGATATCTCGTGGTAGACGGGAGTATAACGGAGCGTACATGCATGTTcatgttgtgttttttttgttttgttttttgggttttttttggtttttttgtttgtttttggttttttgttcaattttggAAACAAGGTGAAAATGTGCAAGAGACGGAACTTGTTGGTTTTTGAGTTGGGTAAACTAACGGATACAAATGGATGTACAATGGAAAGGAATACCAAACTAAAACAAGGTTCCAATTCAAACTAATATTTTAGCCAATCATCCATTGAATTTAGGGAGGATTGGGTAATGGCCAGGAAAGGTTAGGATATACTAGATGAAATTTTGGTTAAATCTGAGATGATGAACCAATGCAGATATACATTTTAACAAACACGTTTAACACACCAGAGCCAACATTTACAACGGTATGAAGATTCATGTATGATACAATCATCGCAATtaccatatatatatatatgtatatatatatatacacaaaaCTATAGATTaatgatattttaattttgtgtataatattaataataataatgtacacGGACGCACCGTTCATATGGGAGTGGATGAATTACTCTCTAACCCAATGTTCTTTTGCATGGCGGAGGGCTTTCTATTAAAATCATGTTGCACCGAGGCATGTGATATAATACCTACGTATGTCATAGCGAAATAAAGAGTTGgatagaaaacaacaaaatatagAACATCGAGTTGTTGTCGCCCACCAGGTAATTTCAACTGTGCATACACTGTACAAAAATCCATTTGTTTtagtacaaaacaaaacaaaacaaacaatcccTCATCAAAAAAAGAGGACCTGAAAAATCCACTCTTGTGTACAGTACAGCACAGTATCGTGGCAGGAGGGAGTGAATAAGCTGCATCGTCGAGAGGTTTCCAAAAACATGccgaacaaaatagaaaaaaacaacaataataatagtagcaaaaaagaaaaaaaaaatatagatagAATAACAACAGGTTTATGTAAATGTAGATGTAATGTAAGCTTTGGCAATGGCCGACGATAATTGCTCAGGGTATATCGAAGTGAGATAGAGCTAATGTGTCTAGCCGTCTCTCAATTATTTTGGCGCCCGATTGATTTCACGTTTCACTCTGAAGGAGTTTTGAAACGCGAACAAGCACTCTGTTACAGCATTTAaacgttgtttgttttgttttggttttttactcGTCTAAATATGTTCTAAATGCCTTTTGAATATCCCCTCTCTTTCCCAGGTCGAACAGTACCAGCTGCCTTTTTTGTGAGGACTAGGGTAggagagaaatatatatatatatactgtatacgtaacgaataatttcatttgattttttagatttctgttcaacttaaatataaatatagaaaaaccAGTTCAATTTTGAAACCAAATCAGTAATAGCGATACAGAATTTATAAAGTACCGGCGCTGTTAATCAAAAACTAATGCACAGGAATAATAAGTATTTCCCTTTCTTTGCATTCTCATTTTTCTGTAATATAGAGAAATACGAATTACttcctctctcctttttttttttttttaaattttacaaataCAGTCAATATAATATAAAGTCATTAATATTatcttaaaaagaagaagagccatcACTTGAGTTTTTAAGCGTACGAAGATGTGGTCGAAAGTCAAAATGACCCACAGCAGCAGAGTGTGCTCTACCCCGACAATCCGGAaggtgatttttttgtttggtttttttcccccttaaatTAAAAGTGTGATGTTTATAGTATGTAACtgatgatgattatttttGTCACGTTAGCATTAAAACGTGTAGATACGTGTGAGTGAGAATGTCATCAAAGTGTGACGAatgcctgtgtgtgtgtttccgtGTTTCTTTGTTTGAATCTGTGTGGGTGGATGTTGAACGATGTGGTACCAGAAGAACTCGACGGTTCTTTTTTAGTCGTCTTCTTCGTTGCCGCTCTCGCCCTCTTCCAGCGTGATTTGAAACTGGATGCGTTCAGAAGGGACGGACAGAGCGTTGCTGGAGCGCCAGTGACCATCTTCGCTCTCTATTCGGTTGACGTCGTCAGCCTCTCCCGTTTCCGTGTTTTCGCCCGTATCGTCTGTGCAAAACAAATCGGCATTATTCGTTGGATGATCTTCAGCAATGATAATAATCAGTGATAACTAACCTGATTGATCGACAGGAGTGTTGTCCGACTGAGCGGGAGGTGGTGAAGGAGGTATCATGCTAAAGTACCAGTCGCGATTATCCTCTAATCCGTCGAGTATGTCCTGAGCGTCTGGATGCACCAAATCGGCCCAAGTTTCCCAAAGAGGATGCACAATGTAATCGATGAAGCCCACCTACAAAGGAAGTAGAGATGAGTCATTCAGCCTTTTACACGGTCGATCTCATTTTGCTGCTTaacaaatcttcttctttgataaTTGTACTTAAGGTTAGAGATCAATGGGGCAAATTTGAATGAGCACCTGCGACTTTTCGATGGTAGCATTCTGCCTGTCACACATCGGGCTGACATCGAGGCCTTGTTCACGTTCACGGTCACCCTGTTGGAAGAACTCTTCCATGATAAGCGATACCCAGCGACGGTAAATGTCCAATGGTTTGGTTGGATTGCTCAAATCAGCGCAGTGCACCATGTTTTGAAGCACCTACAATCGTGTCGTGGCAAAAGCAACAAAGCAGAAACCGGACACGTCAGTTTACATAGTAAATGAAACCAACTTATTGCTATATCGGCTGTCACCTCGGCGGGTTAAATTCAGCCGACAGTGATCGATGTGTTGATGCAACACGTTAAACAATACCTGAATGCGATCGGTGTAGTTGTCCAGGAGTAGGACACCCGAGCCGGCCACTTTCTTCGTTTCCACCATCGTTTTCAAATCGGCCAGCAAACTCATGTGCTTCGACATGTCGGTAGCCAAGACCATGTCGATGACCATCTTGCGCAGAGTTTGCCGCTGCTTCTTGTTCAAATTGCTGAAAATGTCGCAATCGGGGCTTTGCAACAACTTGaacgccaccgccagatgatGATTCTCCAGCACGGATTCATCGTTATACATGAGAGCCAATTCGGAACCTGATGGAaaacgaaattgttttttgttcgttATTTCATAATCGAATTTCAATTACGCCCAGAGAGTGATTACGTATTAGTGTCAAAACTCACTTGTATTGATCAGAAATTGATTGGTGAGACCGGGGTGATCGACGTCGTGAATAGTTGCGGCGAAGATGGCCGCCATAATTTCCAAATTGGTAAACACCGACTGCAAAGTAATAAGTTGATTGCAAATTACTTTGTGTGTGCGCGCGTTAGATGATGAAGAACAACATCCACAGGATGAAGCCCTTAAGGGCAAAAGTTGTTAGAAAAAGTGTTCCATTCATTTCCAGATAGAAATGGGAAggaaagtaaaataatttgctACACAATGGAATCATCAATAAAGACTTTGCTGAACATCGACGCTTTGAATAAATTGGCAGCATCCGCCGAGACCCCGGAAAGCTCCACCTCTTCTCCCCTCCGCCCATTTCGTCTATGACGTCTTTTCTCACTTTTGCCAGCTCCCGCACGTACTGCTgccacccttttttttttttttttttaacttgctaCGCAATTATGGATTGGCGTCACGTCGTCGCGTCTACTTCCCAGGCAGCACAGTCGACCTCTCTTGTGCTCTATAAGCTCTCGCGATTTTCCTACTCACCTCTAATGCAGGAGAATTAAGTAGAACGTGGGTGGACTGAGTGACATCAGCAGCGTGAAAGTGATTATGGTAGGGCACCTCCTTGCCGTAGTGATCCTCGAGCGTCATCAGGAAAGAGACCAAAGTCTTGTCGGGTATCTTGAAGGCGTTCATAAGACCGCGCTCCTgctcaaccaaacaaaaaatgcgtATTACATATCGTGGCCCACATCTGGCGGAATTTCATTTCGTCCCGCCGTTAGAGGGTTATGCACGTACTTTGAAAATGGCGTACGTCACGGCCGTCAGCGGTCGATTGCTGGACAGTTCCGCTATTCTGAAAATGTCAATACCCCAGCGGTCGACTTCGTCCAGAAACTGCAAAAAAGATTAAACGTCCCGGATGAAATGGATGATTAGACGAGCGGGCATTGGGTTGCGTAATGTAGGGTACCTTTCCGAGTTCATGTTCATTGGCTGTGTCCACCCCGTATTTGGCCACCTTCTCCGAGGTGGTGACACTGTTCGAGTGACTCAACGGTCTCTTAACGCCGGATATGTGTGACATGGCCCGGCCCACGTGACTCGACGACGCCGATGACGAGGCCGGAGTAGCTCCACTTTTAGCTGACAAGGCGACCACTGTCCCCgacgatgatgacgatgacgtaACAGATCCGCCCAACGTGAAACCATCCTTGCCACCATCCTTGGACTTTCGCGGTCCCGAGGCTGATAAACGGGCCTTTTCCGTCTCTGAATCGTCGACGCGCAGCGACGGCAAATCCAACTCTTGTTGTTTATCTGCAAACAGAAAATGggtcaaaaaaattgttcataaGTATTACGCAAAGGAAGTATTAGGCTCATGATAGAGAGCAACCAAGTTGAATAATCCGCGCAAACTTGACAGGATTCGCTACCTTACAGTTACAGTTAACTTCGCCAAGCGAACCTAATTGGATTCCGCTAATACCAAGATGCATAATGGATTACAGCGATGTTGGGTATATTGTGTCCTACTTTAGACTAATTTAGGTGTACTCAATGATGATTTGTAGCCTAGCTTGTTATCGAACTAAACGTCTAAGAGCTT
It encodes:
- the LOC124314410 gene encoding cAMP-specific 3',5'-cyclic phosphodiesterase-like isoform X11, which translates into the protein MQIRRSTNNVRVQIFDVENGGQPGGAGVGGSGRSRSPLAGNDGAVSPSGAALVLQNMPQRRESFLYREEDMSPKSMSRNSSLASEGHGEDLIVTPFAQILASLRSVRNNYICLTSIPINRSRRSSQSTGVSTPQPKNLTPGGEFQKNETYSRLAVETLEELDWCLDQLETIQTHRSVSDMASSKFKRMLNKELSHFSESSRSGNQISEYICSTFLDKQQELDLPSLRVDDSETEKARLSASGPRKSKDGGKDGFTLGGSVTSSSSSSGTVVALSAKSGATPASSSASSSHVGRAMSHISGVKRPLSHSNSVTTSEKVAKYGVDTANEHELGKFLDEVDRWGIDIFRIAELSSNRPLTAVTYAIFKERGLMNAFKIPDKTLVSFLMTLEDHYGKEVPYHNHFHAADVTQSTHVLLNSPALESVFTNLEIMAAIFAATIHDVDHPGLTNQFLINTSSELALMYNDESVLENHHLAVAFKLLQSPDCDIFSNLNKKQRQTLRKMVIDMVLATDMSKHMSLLADLKTMVETKKVAGSGVLLLDNYTDRIQVLQNMVHCADLSNPTKPLDIYRRWVSLIMEEFFQQGDREREQGLDVSPMCDRQNATIEKSQVGFIDYIVHPLWETWADLVHPDAQDILDGLEDNRDWYFSMIPPSPPPAQSDNTPVDQSDDTGENTETGEADDVNRIESEDGHWRSSNALSVPSERIQFQITLEEGESGNEEDD
- the LOC124314410 gene encoding cAMP-specific 3',5'-cyclic phosphodiesterase-like isoform X3; its protein translation is MMLLWELLSGRRNKNKDKVRHQTNNSSPGELSTTATAVPAANVAIVSGGAASTAPSSSSLVTAVNNAGRRQHEQEEHVNVHSLRVNTHHSTLSESLSSPPSPHPPGSAAIASSLFSLPQSKQILPTTLFKPPIGCSSFANRTPDSIKLFKNSVLSRRHSTSAGLSPGLLGCPSNLGSAGGPIGGNSGPQRARRRRGEDAQRFSDRRRQQHNFDVENGGQPGGAGVGGSGRSRSPLAGNDGAVSPSGAALVLQNMPQRRESFLYREEDMSPKSMSRNSSLASEGHGEDLIVTPFAQILASLRSVRNNYICLTSIPINRSRRSSQSTGVSTPQPKNLTPGGEFQKNETYSRLAVETLEELDWCLDQLETIQTHRSVSDMASSKFKRMLNKELSHFSESSRSGNQISEYICSTFLDKQQELDLPSLRVDDSETEKARLSASGPRKSKDGGKDGFTLGGSVTSSSSSSGTVVALSAKSGATPASSSASSSHVGRAMSHISGVKRPLSHSNSVTTSEKVAKYGVDTANEHELGKFLDEVDRWGIDIFRIAELSSNRPLTAVTYAIFKERGLMNAFKIPDKTLVSFLMTLEDHYGKEVPYHNHFHAADVTQSTHVLLNSPALESVFTNLEIMAAIFAATIHDVDHPGLTNQFLINTSSELALMYNDESVLENHHLAVAFKLLQSPDCDIFSNLNKKQRQTLRKMVIDMVLATDMSKHMSLLADLKTMVETKKVAGSGVLLLDNYTDRIQVLQNMVHCADLSNPTKPLDIYRRWVSLIMEEFFQQGDREREQGLDVSPMCDRQNATIEKSQVGFIDYIVHPLWETWADLVHPDAQDILDGLEDNRDWYFSMIPPSPPPAQSDNTPVDQSDDTGENTETGEADDVNRIESEDGHWRSSNALSVPSERIQFQITLEEGESGNEEDD
- the LOC124314410 gene encoding cAMP-specific 3',5'-cyclic phosphodiesterase-like isoform X13 — protein: MSSPGSTKFHPDMHQSLSALMLEHVHANDAEQRESAKERHFPRTLSTSVLRIKHRSSFWERFFENHRRLAHGEDLIVTPFAQILASLRSVRNNYICLTSIPINRSRRSSQSTGVSTPQPKNLTPGGEFQKNETYSRLAVETLEELDWCLDQLETIQTHRSVSDMASSKFKRMLNKELSHFSESSRSGNQISEYICSTFLDKQQELDLPSLRVDDSETEKARLSASGPRKSKDGGKDGFTLGGSVTSSSSSSGTVVALSAKSGATPASSSASSSHVGRAMSHISGVKRPLSHSNSVTTSEKVAKYGVDTANEHELGKFLDEVDRWGIDIFRIAELSSNRPLTAVTYAIFKERGLMNAFKIPDKTLVSFLMTLEDHYGKEVPYHNHFHAADVTQSTHVLLNSPALESVFTNLEIMAAIFAATIHDVDHPGLTNQFLINTSSELALMYNDESVLENHHLAVAFKLLQSPDCDIFSNLNKKQRQTLRKMVIDMVLATDMSKHMSLLADLKTMVETKKVAGSGVLLLDNYTDRIQVLQNMVHCADLSNPTKPLDIYRRWVSLIMEEFFQQGDREREQGLDVSPMCDRQNATIEKSQVGFIDYIVHPLWETWADLVHPDAQDILDGLEDNRDWYFSMIPPSPPPAQSDNTPVDQSDDTGENTETGEADDVNRIESEDGHWRSSNALSVPSERIQFQITLEEGESGNEEDD